The Bacteroides sp. AN502(2024) DNA segment TCGGAAAATGTTCCGGAAATCGGTTCAGCTACCGGAGAGGATGTTATCAATGAAGCAAGTGCATATTCGTGGGCGACGGCAGGTTTCTTCGGTCGTATCAACTACGATTACTCTAACAAATATTTTTTTGCGGCAAACTTACGCTATGACGGTTCTTCACGTTTCCTGCGCAAAGATCGCTGGGGAGTGTTCGGCTCTTTCTCTTTAGGCTGGAATATAGCTGCCGAGGAGTTCTTTTCTGTAAACAAAGACATCATTAACCAATTAAAACCACGTTTCTCCTGGGGTACATTAGGAAATCAAAATACAAAATCATATTATCCGATGTACTTATTACAGACCGTCAAAGTGAACGGTGGAAGTTGGTTAATGGGAGATTCCAAACCGTCTGTTGCAAATGTTCCGGGAACAATCAGCAGTTCTCTGACTTGGGAGACCGTTAAATCACTGAATGTAGGTTTCGACTTGGGTATGCTCCGCAACCGTCTTACAGTCAACTTCGATTACTTTGTCCGTAAAACACTTGACATGGTAGGTCCCGCATCTGAAATAGCAGGCATCTATGGAACAGGTATGCCACAAACCAACAATACCAATCTCCGCACAAAAGGTTGGGAACTGGCAGTAGCATGGCGCGACCAAATAGGGCAAGTCAACTATAACGTAGGATTCAACATTGCCGACTCACGTTCTTTCGTAGACAAATATCCCAATGCGGACAAATCGATCAAGACCTATTATGAAGGACAGGAACTGGGAGAAATCTGGGGATATGTAACTCATGGCATTGCCAAAAGCCAAGCAGAAATGGATGAATGGACAGCCAAGAACAATCCTTCCTGGGGTTCAGGCTGGGGTGAAGGTGACATCATGTACACCGACTTGAATAATGATAACGTAATTAATGAAGGAGCCAATACCGTAGATGACCCGGGCGACCGTAAAATTATCGGTAACTACACTCCTCGTTTCCGTTTCGGAGTCAATCTGGGACTAGAATGGAAAGGATTGGATTTCAGTATGTTCTGGCAGGGAGTGGCCAAACGGGACTTGGCCTTGACAGGAGCTATGTTTTGGGGACTTTCCGGTGGTGAATGGCAATCAACAGGTTTCAAAGAACATTTGGATTATTACCGTCCGGAAAATACAAACTCTGTATTCGGTCCCAATACAGACGCCTATTTCCCCAGAATTTACATGGGCAAAGATATGAACCAAAAAGTACAGACCCGCTACTTGCAAAATGGTGCCTATGCACGTCTTAAAAATATTCAAATAGGATATACATTGCCTAAGCAGATTATCAACAAACTATGTATGCAGAATCTCCGTGTATTTGTCAGCGCCGAAAATGTATTGACCATCAGCAGTTTGCCAGGAGGATTTGATCCGGAAACAACTTATTCTGTCTATGGAGATGAATTTTCCGGTAAGACATATCCGCTCCAAAGCACAATTTCATTTGGTATTAATGCAACATTCTAAACAATCAGAACATATATGAAAAAGATATTATTATATACATTCATGGTCGCATCAGGCATATTTGCCTCATGTAACGATTATCTGGACTGTGAACCAATTACAAATGTTAGTACAACAGTCTATCTTTATTCCGAATCAGACCTAGCCGCTTATGCAGCTAAATTCTATAATGACAGCGAAAATGAAAATAATGACGAATATGGAAACATTCTCCCGTCACATGGTTCAGGCAGTTATAACATGGGACTCTTTGATGATGACAACGGGACTGACAACCAAACAGCCGACACGCCCAACAAATTACTTGTAAAGGGACAGTCCTATGTTGGTGACGAGAATCTTTGGTATAAATACTTCCGAAAGATTCGTGCAACCAATTATTTCCTACAGAGTGTGCCCCAACGTTTTGAGAATGGAGAAATCACGGGTAATGATGCCAATATCAAACATTATATCGGTGAGGTCTACTTTTTCCGTGCCTATATTTATTTTATGGCATTGCAAAATCTAGGAGATTTCCCTATTATAAAAGAAGTGATAGCCGATGATTATGATGTTGTACGTGAAGCATCCAAACGCCGGCCACGTAACGAGGTAGCCCGTTTCATTCTTTCTGACCTGGACAATGCCTACAACTACATGTTGCCCACCGCTCCTGTAACCAACCGCCTGAATCGGGATTGTGCAGCCTTGGTAAAAAGCCGCGTAGCCTTATTTGAAGGCACCTGGGAAAAATACCATAAAGGTACTGAGTTTGTTCCCGGTGGTCCCGGCTGGCCCGGTGCAACGATGGATTATCTGAAAGACTTCCACATCAACATTGATTCCGAAATCAGATACTTTCTGGAGCAGGCTGTCGAAGCCGCCGACATCGTGGCCAAAGCTCATCCTATATTAAACAACAATTATGCGGCAATGTTCAACTCCGTAGATTTGAGTGGAATGAATGAAGTTTTGTTATGGCGCAAATATAGTTTGAGTTCTGAAGCAACTTCCTATCATTTTGTAGTAAGTTATCTACAGCGTAACGGTGGCGGTAATGTTGCTTTCACACGTTCAATGGTAGACTCCTACCTGATGAAAAACGGTTTGCCGATTTATGCCGACAATTCCGACTATCAAGGTGACGGTTCTTACGAAGAGCTATTCGCCAACAGAGATCCCCGCATGGATCAAACCATCCTTAAAACCGGGGATCTCTTATCTGACAGTCCCAACTTGGTAGAGTACATAAAAAATGACGGTAAAGGTTATTTCTATCGGGCTCCAATTTTCGAAGGACAGATTGAAAACAGCAATGCTACCGGTTACTCTCTCCGCAAAGGCTTAAATACTTCCGGAAGCATGCAGGCAACTAAAGAGTCTTACACCGGATGTCCCATATTCCGTGCGGCGGAAGCTTATCTGAATTATCTGGAGGCATACTATGAATTACATGGAAATTTGCAGGGCAACTGTGACACTTATTGGAAAGCTCTCCGTACCCGTGCCGGTGTAGATACAGACTATCAGAAGACAATTGACAATACCATCATGGAAAAAGAAAAAAATGAC contains these protein-coding regions:
- a CDS encoding RagB/SusD family nutrient uptake outer membrane protein translates to MKKILLYTFMVASGIFASCNDYLDCEPITNVSTTVYLYSESDLAAYAAKFYNDSENENNDEYGNILPSHGSGSYNMGLFDDDNGTDNQTADTPNKLLVKGQSYVGDENLWYKYFRKIRATNYFLQSVPQRFENGEITGNDANIKHYIGEVYFFRAYIYFMALQNLGDFPIIKEVIADDYDVVREASKRRPRNEVARFILSDLDNAYNYMLPTAPVTNRLNRDCAALVKSRVALFEGTWEKYHKGTEFVPGGPGWPGATMDYLKDFHINIDSEIRYFLEQAVEAADIVAKAHPILNNNYAAMFNSVDLSGMNEVLLWRKYSLSSEATSYHFVVSYLQRNGGGNVAFTRSMVDSYLMKNGLPIYADNSDYQGDGSYEELFANRDPRMDQTILKTGDLLSDSPNLVEYIKNDGKGYFYRAPIFEGQIENSNATGYSLRKGLNTSGSMQATKESYTGCPIFRAAEAYLNYLEAYYELHGNLQGNCDTYWKALRTRAGVDTDYQKTIDNTIMEKEKNDWGSYSTGTQVNATLYNIRRERRIELAAEGHRMNDLKRWRALDQVQNVHIQGCNFWESIYQLYTNPQPEDAASTLAKMTLTEYGTTEETANVSSRNDQYAEGKYLLPYRKNKANIGFDGLNWNTAKYLYPISNREFRLTTAVAGSGDFDSSSIYQNPGWSKNDGTLPVGD